The Jiangella sp. DSM 45060 genome contains the following window.
ACGATCCCGGCGCCGCACCCCTGCAGACCCAGCTGCCGTGCGAGCTCGAGCTCACCGGAACCGTCGGCCCACCGGCCCACTGACGCGACGACGGTGGCGAGGGGCGTCCTGGCTTCGGACGTCGTGACCGGGCCGGACGTTAGGATGGTCGAACGGTTCACCGGTCAACCTTCGAGAGGACGTCATGGGCGAGCTCGCACCACTGCCCGACCGGCCGCTGCGCCGGCGCGAACCGGCGACGGTCGAGCTGACGCGGGAGCTGCTGACGTATCTCGCGTCCGGCGACGTGACGCCGGGGCAGCGGCTTCCGGGTGAGCGAGCGCTGAGCGAGGCTCTGGGAGTGGGCCGCGCGGCGCTGCGGGAGGCCATCAAGTCGCTCATCCTGCTCGGCGTGCTGGAACAGCGCCAGGGCGACGGCACGTATCTGGCGAAGGAGCCGTCGAGCCTGCTGCCGAAGGTCATCGAGTGGGGCGTGCTGCTCGGGAACAACCAGCTCACCGACCTCATCGAGGCCCGCCAGTTGCTCGAGGTGACGTTGGCGCCGCAGGCGGCGCGCCACCGCAGCGCGGCGGCCGCGGCCCGGCTGACGCAGCTGGTCGAGGAGATGCGGGCGGCCAGCCACGACTACGACCGGTACATCGAGGCCGACGTGGAGTTCCATCTGGAGCTGGCCGCGGCGTCGGGCAACGAGGTGCTGACGGGAGTGCTGAGCAACATCCGGTCGCTGATCGAGGCGTGGGCGCACCGGGTCATCGAGTCCGCGCAGGAGACGGAGTCGTCGCTGGCCATGCACGTGCCCGTCCTCGACGCCGTCATCGAGCAGGACGAGGAACGGGCACGTGCGGCCATGCAGGC
Protein-coding sequences here:
- a CDS encoding FadR/GntR family transcriptional regulator, whose translation is MGELAPLPDRPLRRREPATVELTRELLTYLASGDVTPGQRLPGERALSEALGVGRAALREAIKSLILLGVLEQRQGDGTYLAKEPSSLLPKVIEWGVLLGNNQLTDLIEARQLLEVTLAPQAARHRSAAAAARLTQLVEEMRAASHDYDRYIEADVEFHLELAAASGNEVLTGVLSNIRSLIEAWAHRVIESAQETESSLAMHVPVLDAVIEQDEERARAAMQALMDRATRRLRRSLPAAEQRAVES